DNA sequence from the Vibrio ishigakensis genome:
TAACATGGGCTTTATGACCACATTGGTAACCGCGGGTAATGGTATCGGCGCTGTTGCAGCCACCGGCATGCAAACCGAGGTCGGCCATATTGCAGATATGATGAACACCACAGAAGAGACTCGTTCTCCGATGCAGGTGCGTATCGACACCCTAGCGAAAACCCTACTTTTTGCCGCGCTAGGCGTGGTGTCGGTTATCTGTGCCATTGGTTATGGCCACGGTCTTAGCTGGCTTGAGATCCTAACTACAGATATCTCTCTTTCTGTAGCCGCTATTCCAGAGGGTATGCCGACGGTACTGACCATAGTGCTGACTATGGGGTCAAATAAAATGGCCAAGAGCAACGCTCTAGCTAAACACCTGTCTGCTATTGAAACTCTAGGTTCAACCACGGTTATCTGCTCGGATAAAACCGGCACCCTAACCCAGAATCAGATGCAGGTAATGCGCGCCTTCGATGCAGATGGCATCTACTGGAAGGTGACGGGCAAAGGCTTCGCACCTGAAGGTGAGTTCTTTGCTCAAAATAGCTCAAGCAAGGTTGCCGACTGTGATGCCATGGTTACAGCATTGACTGCGGGTAGCCTAGTAAGTGACTCAGAATTGGTATTTAGAGATGGCAGTTGGGCAGTCAATGGTAGTCCAACAGATGGTGCGCTCGTGGTAGCCGCAACCAAGGCTGATATCACCAAAACAGAGCTTCTTAAAATCGGTGGCTATGAAGTTATTCGTCGCTTCCCATTCGATTCAAGCCGTAAGCTAGCCTCGGCTATCGTTCGCAGACCAAATGGCGAACATATGCTTGCTGTGGTGGGTGCTCCAGATGTTTTGCTGTCTAAATCAATGGAAAACCAGCCACCAGCAGAAGCCTACCGAAAGGCCGAGCTATCAGACATCACCAGTAAGGAGAAACTGCATGAAACTCAGGTTCCTGCTACCCATATTGGCTTTAACCGCGCTATGGATAACTTCGCTAGAGACGCACTTCGCACACTGGCTGTGGCTCATCGCCGCATAGATGAAACTGAGCTGGATTTAGACTCGAGCCTACTGGAAAACAAGCTTACTCTACTTGGCGTCTTCGGCATCATGGATCCACCAAGACCTGAGGTAAAAGAGGCCATTAAGCAGTGCTCTGAAGCAGGCGTAAAAACCGTGATGATTACGGGTGACCACGCAGCAACCGCAGCAGCAATCGCTAAGCAGATTGGTATTATCCGCAGCCAGTGCGACAAGGTAATGACTGGGGTTGAGCTCGATGACCTTACGGATATGGAACTTGAAGAAGTCTGTCCTGAGGTGGCGGTTTATGCTCGCGTAACCCCTGAGCACAAACTTCGAATCGTACGTGCTATCCAAGCTAACAATGAAGTCGCGGCAATGACGGGGGATGGCGTGAATGATGCCCCGGCTCTACGAGCTGCAGACATA
Encoded proteins:
- a CDS encoding cation-translocating P-type ATPase is translated as MNNKWFSKDTSSVIEALNVNIEEGLSNSSVEKRRNTFGYNEITSQEQESIWYIYLSQYKNPLIYILLVGSIVSWATGHLVDAIAIAVIILINTGISFWQEYKAKKGMEALQKMAAPQAQVRRARQWVDIPASELVPGDIIRINTGDILPADVRILESHNLSMDEAALTGESEPVQKQTESLEGENISLGDQTNMGFMTTLVTAGNGIGAVAATGMQTEVGHIADMMNTTEETRSPMQVRIDTLAKTLLFAALGVVSVICAIGYGHGLSWLEILTTDISLSVAAIPEGMPTVLTIVLTMGSNKMAKSNALAKHLSAIETLGSTTVICSDKTGTLTQNQMQVMRAFDADGIYWKVTGKGFAPEGEFFAQNSSSKVADCDAMVTALTAGSLVSDSELVFRDGSWAVNGSPTDGALVVAATKADITKTELLKIGGYEVIRRFPFDSSRKLASAIVRRPNGEHMLAVVGAPDVLLSKSMENQPPAEAYRKAELSDITSKEKLHETQVPATHIGFNRAMDNFARDALRTLAVAHRRIDETELDLDSSLLENKLTLLGVFGIMDPPRPEVKEAIKQCSEAGVKTVMITGDHAATAAAIAKQIGIIRSQCDKVMTGVELDDLTDMELEEVCPEVAVYARVTPEHKLRIVRAIQANNEVAAMTGDGVNDAPALRAADIGVAMGITGTSVAKDSGDLILLDDNFSTIVKAVRQGRKIFDNLRKFIRQALTANVGEVSVILFAFLLMGPETILPLTPLMILWVNLVSDGIPALALGMEPEERDVMRRRPRKRDQGFFSDGLGAQIVTRGLALGGLSYIVFSWMLSHSHSAEYAQTAAFMTLIFGQLWHLFDSRSLTTLFRINPFTNRYLLMAIAVSSTLSLGFIYTALGQMIFSTEALSMQHLGWIILGSAIPTLVLSAIKEVTKVRFL